A portion of the Candidatus Nitrosotenuis aquarius genome contains these proteins:
- a CDS encoding superoxide dismutase has product MGKFTLPEVPYAYDALEPHVDAKTMEIHHSKHHQAYTNGLNDNWEKLPADMQSKDLLDVLANISAVPEAVRGAINFHGGGYDNHRLFWNNMKPNGGGAPGGSIADAINKAFGDFNAFKEQFSTKTTAIQGSGWGWLVFNPKTKNVEYKAMPNQTSPRTEGLVPLLGLDVWEHAYYLKYQNKRADYVGAWWNVVNWDEVEQRYSKAK; this is encoded by the coding sequence ATGGGAAAATTCACACTTCCTGAAGTACCATATGCATACGACGCATTAGAGCCACATGTTGATGCAAAAACAATGGAGATTCACCACTCAAAGCATCACCAAGCATACACAAATGGCCTAAACGACAACTGGGAAAAACTTCCAGCAGACATGCAAAGCAAAGACCTACTTGATGTCTTGGCAAACATATCTGCAGTTCCAGAGGCAGTACGTGGGGCAATCAACTTCCACGGAGGCGGATACGACAATCATAGATTGTTCTGGAACAACATGAAACCAAACGGCGGAGGGGCACCAGGCGGCTCGATTGCAGACGCAATCAACAAGGCATTTGGAGACTTCAACGCATTCAAAGAACAGTTTTCCACAAAAACCACAGCAATCCAAGGAAGCGGTTGGGGCTGGCTGGTATTCAATCCAAAAACAAAGAACGTTGAGTACAAGGCAATGCCAAACCAAACAAGCCCAAGAACGGAGGGACTTGTACCGCTGCTAGGTCTTGATGTTTGGGAACACGCATACTATCTCAAATACCAAAACAAAAGAGCAGACTATGTTGGTGCTTGGTGGAACGTTGTAAACTGGGATGAAGTAGAACAGCGCTACTCTAAAGCAAAATAA
- a CDS encoding AraC family ligand binding domain-containing protein produces MVQKSGKFARPKSKWVFPYKKEHPTDQLKIKLLLDEKIKGNRIVGLEARIEPGHLHQLHIHENEYVLVYSQSGKCLVTIGKTTRTISPKTMMFIPPKVPHRFYNKFSAPWEGIAFAIGTNKKINNIWMEN; encoded by the coding sequence ATGGTTCAAAAATCTGGAAAGTTTGCCAGGCCAAAATCAAAATGGGTTTTTCCATACAAAAAAGAACATCCAACAGACCAGCTCAAAATCAAATTACTCCTAGATGAGAAAATCAAGGGAAATAGAATTGTTGGATTGGAAGCAAGAATAGAGCCAGGCCACTTGCATCAATTACACATACATGAAAATGAATACGTCTTGGTGTATTCACAAAGTGGAAAGTGTCTTGTTACAATAGGAAAAACAACGAGGACAATTTCACCAAAGACAATGATGTTCATTCCGCCCAAAGTACCGCATCGATTCTACAACAAGTTTTCTGCACCATGGGAAGGAATTGCATTTGCAATAGGTACCAACAAGAAAATTAATAACATCTGGATGGAAAATTAA
- the ftsY gene encoding signal recognition particle-docking protein FtsY, producing the protein MFDKLRNAFSSVAKSFSEKELKASDIDDVLFQLEIALMESDVATEVIDSIKADLKKTLTGTSVDKSQIEKFIKENLIGTISALFDEAGAVDLFAKINSKKTTNEPCIVLFVGINGTGKTTTLAKIAYLLKQNKFSVVIAAADTFRAGAIEQLTEHANRLNIKTVAQNYGADPAAVARDAVLYAKSHKIDCVLIDTAGRMQTSKNLMEQIEKITKVVNPDLKIFVGDSLAGNDTVNQAREFFQHTKFDGAILTKSDADARGGAALSIVKITAKPVMYVGMGQEYADLRPFDKKLFLETVFGEGFTAVIPEPKPEPKPEPKPEPKPEPKPEPKPEPKPEPKPEPKKKKSDDPFEGISDTDISKYADLYDVPPPETDDDAFDMAEKIQKWIASGRPKPGQEKKVEKPEEEPEEEPEDMEEEKEDKIKEKDEKPKKKGLFGWLKK; encoded by the coding sequence ATGTTTGACAAATTACGAAATGCGTTCTCGTCAGTTGCTAAATCGTTTAGCGAAAAAGAGCTAAAGGCAAGTGACATTGATGATGTTTTATTCCAGCTAGAAATCGCATTAATGGAATCAGATGTTGCAACAGAGGTAATCGACTCTATCAAGGCGGACCTGAAAAAAACACTAACCGGCACATCGGTCGACAAAAGCCAAATTGAAAAATTCATCAAGGAAAATCTGATTGGAACAATTTCTGCATTATTTGATGAAGCAGGAGCTGTGGATCTTTTTGCCAAAATCAATTCCAAAAAGACAACAAATGAGCCTTGCATTGTTTTGTTTGTTGGAATCAACGGCACTGGAAAAACCACAACACTTGCCAAGATTGCATATCTTCTAAAACAAAACAAGTTTTCTGTTGTTATTGCGGCAGCTGATACATTTCGAGCAGGCGCAATTGAGCAGCTAACAGAGCACGCAAATCGACTCAACATCAAAACCGTAGCACAAAACTATGGTGCAGACCCGGCTGCCGTTGCACGTGATGCAGTTCTTTACGCAAAGTCTCACAAAATTGACTGTGTTCTAATTGATACTGCCGGTCGAATGCAGACAAGCAAAAACCTGATGGAACAAATCGAGAAAATCACCAAAGTTGTAAATCCTGATTTGAAAATCTTCGTGGGTGATTCGCTTGCAGGAAACGACACTGTCAATCAAGCGCGCGAATTTTTCCAGCACACAAAATTTGATGGCGCTATTCTGACAAAAAGCGATGCAGATGCACGAGGCGGTGCGGCATTATCCATTGTCAAAATCACTGCAAAGCCTGTCATGTATGTGGGCATGGGTCAAGAATATGCGGATCTGAGGCCTTTTGATAAGAAACTATTCCTAGAGACTGTCTTTGGCGAAGGTTTTACTGCGGTGATACCAGAACCAAAACCAGAACCAAAACCAGAACCAAAACCAGAACCAAAACCAGAACCAAAACCAGAACCAAAACCAGAACCAAAACCAGAACCAAAACCAGAACCAAAGAAGAAGAAAAGCGACGATCCCTTCGAAGGAATCTCAGACACAGACATTTCCAAATATGCAGACCTCTACGATGTTCCGCCCCCAGAAACTGATGATGATGCATTTGATATGGCTGAGAAAATCCAAAAATGGATTGCAAGCGGCCGTCCAAAGCCAGGCCAAGAAAAGAAGGTAGAGAAACCAGAAGAGGAACCAGAGGAAGAACCAGAAGACATGGAAGAAGAAAAAGAAGACAAGATTAAAGAAAAGGATGAAAAGCCAAAGAAGAAAGGACTTTTCGGTTGGTTAAAGAAATGA
- a CDS encoding EMC3/TMCO1 family protein, whose amino-acid sequence MEFIVLQFLESIFLQGDLFGMHQGPLGSADPLVKGIIPSMFGILGFSILLNLFNAVVRRKLVDQEKLQRIMKETRAWQKERMAAFRSKDAEKQAELNKKSAYMTRLNQEMMQMNMRPMMITFVPLILIFYFVLPPLFAYTVALSPISLNIIPGDFFSLTCPADKIDGKICHNEHDVYFWAWYFLGSIAFSGIIMKITKTSMDLT is encoded by the coding sequence ATGGAATTCATAGTTTTGCAATTTCTGGAATCGATCTTTTTGCAAGGTGATCTCTTTGGGATGCACCAAGGCCCACTTGGTAGCGCAGACCCACTAGTCAAAGGAATAATTCCATCCATGTTTGGAATCTTGGGATTCTCAATTCTGTTGAATCTATTCAATGCAGTAGTACGACGCAAGCTAGTCGACCAAGAAAAACTCCAGCGAATAATGAAGGAAACCAGAGCCTGGCAAAAAGAAAGAATGGCTGCCTTTAGATCAAAGGATGCCGAAAAACAGGCAGAGCTCAACAAAAAGTCAGCCTACATGACTCGACTAAACCAGGAAATGATGCAGATGAACATGCGCCCAATGATGATTACGTTTGTACCACTGATTCTGATCTTCTATTTTGTCCTGCCGCCACTGTTTGCATACACTGTAGCGTTATCTCCTATCTCTTTGAATATCATTCCCGGTGACTTCTTTTCGCTGACGTGTCCAGCAGATAAAATCGATGGAAAAATCTGTCATAATGAACATGATGTTTATTTCTGGGCTTGGTATTTTCTTGGTTCAATTGCGTTTAGCGGCATAATAATGAAGATCACCAAGACCTCGATGGATCTTACCTAG
- the argF gene encoding ornithine carbamoyltransferase — MIKTKDVLTLGELDKKEITQTIDLAIKLKKDRKKGIAKPLLKNKTLAMIFQKPSTRTRISFETGMFQLGGHAINLSAQDLQISRGETIEDTAKTLSRYVDVVMARVYEHSTLVSLAENATIPIINGLSNSYHPCQILADLMTIKEKKGKIDGLHLAWIGDGNNVCNSMIIGCSKVGISMSIATPKEFAPDSTLVKQCKKHVDIDLGQDPNKAAKNADIIVTDTFVSIHDNPKRLKQFLPKYQVNSALMAKAKDSCIFMHCLPAKRDQEVTSDVIDGPQSVVWDEAENRLHSQKALLASLRI; from the coding sequence ATGATCAAAACTAAAGACGTCTTGACACTAGGCGAGCTAGACAAAAAAGAAATCACTCAAACAATCGATCTTGCAATCAAGCTAAAAAAAGATCGCAAAAAGGGAATTGCAAAGCCGTTACTCAAAAACAAAACACTTGCAATGATATTTCAAAAGCCATCGACTCGAACGCGAATAAGCTTTGAAACTGGAATGTTCCAGCTGGGCGGTCACGCAATCAACCTGTCCGCTCAAGATCTGCAGATTTCGCGAGGCGAGACAATCGAAGACACTGCAAAAACTCTGTCACGATACGTCGATGTCGTAATGGCGCGAGTTTATGAGCACTCTACATTAGTGTCATTGGCAGAAAACGCAACCATACCAATAATCAATGGACTATCAAATTCCTATCACCCGTGCCAGATTCTGGCCGACCTTATGACAATAAAGGAAAAGAAAGGAAAGATCGACGGATTGCACCTAGCATGGATCGGCGATGGAAACAATGTCTGCAATTCAATGATAATTGGTTGCTCAAAGGTTGGAATATCAATGTCAATTGCAACACCCAAAGAGTTTGCGCCAGACTCAACCTTGGTAAAACAATGCAAAAAACACGTCGACATTGATCTGGGCCAAGATCCAAACAAGGCAGCAAAGAATGCAGACATCATAGTCACAGACACATTTGTCTCAATTCACGACAATCCAAAACGACTCAAGCAATTCCTTCCAAAGTATCAAGTCAACTCTGCATTAATGGCAAAAGCAAAAGACTCTTGCATCTTTATGCACTGCCTTCCAGCAAAGAGGGATCAAGAAGTAACATCGGATGTAATTGACGGCCCGCAATCTGTAGTGTGGGATGAAGCAGAGAATCGACTGCATTCGCAAAAAGCGTTACTTGCGTCGTTGCGCATCTAA
- a CDS encoding uL15 family ribosomal protein, translating into MATRFRKTRKFRGSRTHGWGQIGQHRASGHKGGLGQSGMHKHLFSSLLKDDPDHFGHDSTHPPHPIITKKWTSVRDLDDIFAKHGKQEGGKKLLDLASLGYDKLLGGGQTKNAYSVKIERYTESAAEKIKKAGGEVLAVD; encoded by the coding sequence TTGGCAACACGATTCCGCAAGACAAGAAAGTTCCGCGGCTCCAGAACACACGGCTGGGGACAAATCGGCCAACACAGAGCAAGCGGCCACAAAGGAGGACTTGGACAGTCTGGCATGCACAAGCACCTGTTCAGCTCTTTACTCAAAGACGATCCTGATCACTTTGGTCACGATTCTACTCATCCACCTCACCCGATCATCACCAAAAAATGGACCAGTGTAAGAGACCTAGACGACATTTTCGCAAAACACGGCAAACAAGAGGGCGGCAAAAAACTGCTTGACCTTGCAAGCCTTGGGTACGATAAACTTCTTGGCGGTGGGCAAACAAAGAATGCCTATTCTGTCAAAATCGAAAGATACACTGAATCTGCAGCAGAAAAGATCAAAAAGGCCGGGGGCGAGGTGTTAGCTGTTGACTGA
- a CDS encoding 30S ribosomal protein S5, with the protein MSQTTQNQRQDRPHGDRPPRGDRPPRQGRGPRKEEEAPWVPRTELGKKVAAGLITDMNEIYSQGLRIQEAGIIKKLLPDLKSEVIDVGMVQKMTPNGQQTKFKALVAAGNENGWLGIGQGKSKQMRVAIEKATTNAYLNVSPIKLGCGSWECRCDQSHSVPFKVRGKGGSVVVEIVPAPRGLGLVAGGKIRNLLKLAGLKDAWTTAKGSTATMNSTSKAILECLRQTFSQG; encoded by the coding sequence ATGAGCCAAACCACACAAAACCAAAGACAAGACAGGCCACACGGAGACAGACCACCACGAGGCGACAGGCCACCAAGACAGGGAAGAGGCCCAAGAAAAGAAGAAGAGGCACCATGGGTACCACGAACCGAGCTTGGCAAAAAGGTGGCAGCAGGCCTAATTACTGACATGAATGAAATTTACTCTCAAGGACTACGAATTCAAGAAGCAGGAATCATCAAAAAACTACTGCCGGATCTGAAAAGCGAGGTAATCGACGTTGGCATGGTGCAAAAAATGACACCAAACGGCCAGCAAACTAAGTTCAAGGCGCTAGTTGCAGCAGGAAACGAAAACGGCTGGCTAGGAATTGGACAGGGAAAATCAAAACAAATGAGAGTTGCAATCGAAAAGGCAACAACTAATGCTTATCTTAACGTCAGCCCAATCAAACTAGGTTGTGGAAGCTGGGAATGCAGATGCGACCAATCCCACTCTGTACCGTTTAAAGTGCGAGGCAAAGGCGGAAGCGTCGTAGTCGAAATTGTACCGGCACCAAGAGGCCTTGGTCTTGTAGCAGGAGGCAAAATCAGAAACCTCCTCAAGCTAGCAGGACTAAAGGACGCATGGACCACAGCAAAGGGCTCTACTGCAACGATGAACTCTACGTCAAAGGCAATCCTAGAATGTCTAAGGCAGACATTTAGTCAAGGTTGA
- a CDS encoding S8 family serine peptidase, protein MDDTKNKTDINSAVSENKMKKTRLLMFCFSLVIIGVFLFSAKVQTDPVSEVLLDKSAKHVGVQYPHNLGFYGKDIKIAVIDTGVDSGHPDLSDKIIGGYDFIENDITAQDTNGHGTEVAGIIAANGKMRGVAPEAKILAYRVSDTGNSVSSDLIVKAIQKAIEDDVDIINLSLGVNRTNDKIEDAINDAVEKGIVVVAAAGNSGPDLRTIGSPGKDPHAITVGATYNNITASLVATLDIDGKRFQVLPMVGIVPLSESLTSEIVFGKYGKESDLAGLDVKDKILLVERGSDIKDELLYFSVKEKNAANAGARAIIVYNNEPGIFLGDLNNKLEGPEYKPRIPAVSMSKEDGHALLSILQNKTTGTINTFYHPDFVSFFSSRGPVSPFYIKPDLVAPGVFVNTTSIQGRYNLTSGTSFAAPHVSGAAAILLEKNPGLSPSQVKAIIISTADPVSDTFGTLFPQEISGVGRLNITRAFDANLAISPSFAIFDLSPFTKSQTLQFKLETINGTRAQPQIEITPASSAVKFDHWIDGTTLFVKAELTEQKTGQYQGSIVISDKVVQRIPILLRISDGAIEVFENDGMLDFKIDSEEKWSYAKISLYNDDGRLVDSISLTPTKDQSITVGTPGKYWVQAELKTENGTASVYNTITVQSANRQTLDIGIPYQPLIILGGIGAIIVLVGLLIRRK, encoded by the coding sequence TTGGACGACACCAAAAATAAAACAGACATCAATTCAGCAGTATCTGAAAACAAGATGAAAAAAACAAGGCTGCTGATGTTTTGCTTTTCTTTGGTTATAATCGGTGTGTTTCTTTTTTCTGCCAAAGTCCAGACAGATCCCGTATCGGAGGTTCTCTTGGACAAATCGGCAAAACATGTTGGAGTGCAATATCCACATAACTTGGGATTTTATGGCAAAGACATCAAAATTGCAGTAATTGATACAGGTGTTGATTCTGGCCATCCAGACTTGAGCGACAAAATAATTGGTGGCTATGATTTTATTGAAAACGACATCACTGCACAAGACACAAACGGACATGGAACCGAGGTTGCTGGAATAATTGCTGCAAACGGCAAGATGCGTGGCGTTGCACCGGAAGCAAAGATTTTGGCTTATCGCGTATCTGACACTGGAAACTCGGTATCATCGGATCTCATAGTAAAGGCAATTCAAAAAGCAATAGAGGACGATGTAGACATTATCAATCTCAGTCTTGGGGTAAATAGAACCAATGACAAGATAGAAGATGCAATAAATGATGCAGTAGAAAAAGGGATAGTCGTAGTAGCAGCTGCTGGAAACAGCGGCCCTGACCTTAGAACGATTGGAAGTCCTGGAAAAGATCCTCACGCAATCACAGTTGGTGCAACATACAACAACATTACTGCAAGTCTTGTTGCTACACTTGACATTGACGGAAAGCGATTCCAAGTTTTGCCAATGGTAGGAATCGTTCCTCTCTCGGAGTCATTGACTAGCGAGATTGTTTTTGGAAAATATGGCAAAGAATCTGACTTGGCAGGACTTGATGTCAAGGACAAGATCCTGCTAGTGGAGCGAGGAAGTGACATAAAAGATGAACTGTTGTACTTTTCCGTCAAGGAGAAAAACGCCGCAAATGCTGGTGCTCGAGCAATCATTGTGTACAATAACGAGCCTGGAATCTTTCTTGGAGACCTTAACAACAAACTTGAGGGTCCTGAATACAAGCCACGAATTCCGGCAGTATCAATGTCAAAAGAAGACGGGCATGCACTTTTGTCGATTCTTCAAAACAAGACAACTGGAACAATCAATACGTTCTATCACCCAGATTTTGTGTCGTTTTTTAGCTCCCGTGGGCCCGTATCACCGTTTTACATCAAGCCTGACCTTGTGGCACCCGGAGTCTTTGTAAACACGACATCCATCCAAGGAAGATACAATCTTACCAGCGGAACTAGCTTTGCAGCACCTCATGTTTCTGGAGCTGCTGCTATTTTGCTAGAAAAGAATCCAGGCCTTTCCCCAAGCCAGGTCAAGGCAATCATAATCAGCACTGCAGATCCTGTCTCAGATACATTTGGGACTCTGTTTCCACAAGAGATTAGCGGAGTTGGCAGACTAAACATTACGCGGGCATTTGATGCTAATTTGGCAATCAGTCCTTCTTTTGCCATTTTTGACTTGTCTCCATTTACAAAATCCCAGACACTCCAATTCAAACTGGAGACGATAAACGGTACAAGGGCCCAGCCGCAAATTGAGATCACGCCGGCTAGTTCTGCAGTAAAGTTTGATCATTGGATTGATGGTACTACTCTTTTTGTAAAGGCTGAGCTGACAGAGCAAAAAACAGGCCAATACCAGGGAAGTATTGTGATATCGGACAAGGTAGTACAGCGCATCCCGATTTTGCTTAGAATCTCCGACGGTGCAATCGAGGTTTTCGAAAATGATGGCATGCTTGATTTCAAAATAGACTCTGAGGAGAAATGGTCCTATGCAAAGATTTCACTATACAATGACGACGGAAGACTAGTCGATAGTATTTCTCTTACACCCACAAAAGACCAGTCAATCACAGTCGGCACTCCTGGAAAATATTGGGTCCAGGCTGAGCTCAAAACAGAAAACGGCACAGCATCAGTGTACAACACCATAACTGTACAGTCTGCAAATCGCCAGACACTTGACATCGGCATACCATACCAACCATTAATCATACTGGGCGGAATTGGAGCTATAATAGTTCTAGTCGGATTGCTGATTCGTAGAAAATAG
- a CDS encoding 50S ribosomal protein L18, whose protein sequence is MAYSVILRRLREEKTNYKKRKLMLMSRADFVTVQISNENTLVQIHKPQFTGDKVVASAHSRFLISQGWKGSRKNVPAAYLTGYMAGKKALASGTTSAILYSGTRKYTQRMAAALKGVIDAGLEIPASEETLPANERINGEHLKVKNDIAKIKSAIDSGAK, encoded by the coding sequence ATGGCTTATTCAGTAATACTACGACGATTACGTGAGGAGAAGACCAACTATAAAAAGCGCAAGCTAATGCTCATGAGCCGCGCAGACTTTGTTACAGTTCAGATCTCAAATGAAAACACACTGGTCCAAATCCACAAGCCACAATTCACAGGCGACAAGGTAGTCGCATCAGCACATTCAAGATTTCTAATTTCTCAAGGCTGGAAAGGCTCAAGAAAGAACGTCCCAGCAGCTTATCTTACGGGTTACATGGCAGGAAAAAAGGCACTTGCCTCCGGAACAACTAGCGCAATTTTGTACAGCGGCACCAGAAAATACACACAAAGAATGGCAGCCGCCCTCAAAGGAGTAATCGATGCAGGACTAGAAATTCCGGCAAGCGAGGAAACTCTGCCAGCCAACGAGCGAATCAACGGAGAGCATCTCAAAGTAAAAAACGACATTGCAAAAATAAAGTCAGCAATTGACAGTGGAGCAAAGTAA
- a CDS encoding adenylate kinase: MAESKKVVIVGIAGAGKTTLVSKIVEVLKSKNKSVSVHSFGTVMFEEAKKLGIENRDELRKLAVDEQKQLQAMAAKKIAAMSDDLVIIDTHAFISTKEGFYPGLPYPVLELLRPANFIAVSARPEEIYNRRMKDSTRHRDIISIDNIKKELAVQDAMLSSCVVLTGSPMKSVLNTEGKVEEAALEVINAIGL, encoded by the coding sequence TTGGCAGAAAGTAAAAAAGTAGTAATCGTAGGCATTGCCGGCGCAGGCAAAACAACACTTGTATCAAAAATAGTTGAGGTTCTCAAAAGCAAAAACAAAAGCGTCAGCGTTCATAGCTTTGGCACAGTAATGTTTGAAGAGGCAAAAAAGCTTGGAATCGAAAACCGAGACGAACTCCGAAAGCTAGCAGTAGACGAGCAAAAACAACTCCAGGCAATGGCTGCCAAAAAAATTGCAGCAATGTCCGATGATCTGGTCATAATTGACACCCACGCATTCATCTCCACAAAGGAGGGATTTTACCCAGGATTGCCATACCCAGTCTTGGAACTGCTAAGGCCGGCAAATTTCATCGCAGTCTCTGCAAGGCCAGAGGAGATCTACAACCGAAGAATGAAGGACAGCACAAGACACCGAGACATTATATCCATAGATAACATCAAAAAAGAGCTTGCAGTCCAAGACGCAATGCTTTCTAGCTGCGTAGTTCTTACCGGCTCACCGATGAAATCAGTCTTAAACACAGAAGGAAAGGTTGAAGAAGCTGCTCTTGAGGTAATAAACGCAATAGGTCTCTAA
- the secY gene encoding preprotein translocase subunit SecY, whose translation MTENTTTGIIKRIVEKTEPYLVQVPKPKKKLSLPTRLIWCGMALLIYQVMGQTPLFGATAPQFDFLAFARVIFASQQGTLVELGIGPIVTAGLLMQLLKGSEILKFDFTKPDERGVFQTATKLVTYIVIVVESIVYAIAVYGPGIANPSVLYVIIGQLIAASVIIMFLDELIQKGWGLGSGISLFIMAGVAQQILWSIFSPLPAGDGGLIGIAPFVAQSFAQGDISSIFFRSNQLPSLFGLGITAGILLILVYTQAIKVEIPIVSTKYRGFSATYPIKLMYVSNIPVILASALTANAIFIGQMMWANFNPRNNNALFNFLAQFDPQSPSTPIGGLVYYITPPRGLDLAALDPLRAVAYVLFMIGIVVVFGRLWVELGGLSPKSAAKNLLDADVQVPGFRRSNQPVESLLAKYIPSVTIIGSAILGALAGASDVLGVFGTGIGILLMVDILINYYQQLVREQVEVVMPRLGALLGRK comes from the coding sequence TTGACTGAGAACACCACAACTGGAATCATCAAGCGTATTGTAGAAAAAACAGAACCATATCTGGTTCAGGTTCCAAAACCAAAAAAGAAACTATCGCTTCCAACCAGACTTATTTGGTGCGGAATGGCACTACTGATTTACCAAGTTATGGGCCAGACTCCTCTTTTTGGAGCAACGGCACCCCAGTTTGACTTTTTGGCATTTGCTAGAGTAATTTTCGCATCCCAACAAGGAACGCTAGTCGAACTAGGAATCGGACCCATAGTCACTGCAGGACTCTTGATGCAGCTGCTAAAGGGATCTGAGATTCTCAAGTTCGACTTTACCAAGCCAGACGAGCGAGGAGTGTTCCAAACAGCAACAAAGCTAGTCACCTATATCGTAATTGTAGTAGAATCAATAGTGTATGCCATAGCAGTGTATGGGCCAGGTATTGCAAACCCAAGCGTATTGTATGTTATAATTGGACAGCTAATTGCGGCATCTGTTATCATCATGTTCCTAGACGAGCTAATCCAGAAAGGATGGGGTCTTGGCAGCGGAATCAGTCTGTTTATCATGGCAGGCGTAGCCCAGCAGATTCTGTGGAGTATTTTCAGTCCACTGCCTGCGGGTGACGGTGGGCTAATTGGCATTGCGCCGTTTGTAGCCCAGTCGTTTGCACAGGGCGACATTTCCAGTATTTTCTTTAGGTCTAATCAATTACCAAGCTTGTTCGGCCTTGGAATTACGGCAGGAATCTTGCTAATTCTGGTATATACGCAGGCAATCAAAGTCGAAATCCCAATCGTATCTACAAAGTATAGGGGATTCTCCGCTACTTATCCAATCAAACTCATGTATGTATCTAACATCCCGGTAATCTTGGCCTCAGCGCTTACCGCAAACGCCATATTCATCGGGCAGATGATGTGGGCAAACTTTAACCCAAGAAACAACAACGCATTGTTCAACTTTTTAGCCCAGTTTGATCCGCAAAGCCCATCAACTCCAATTGGCGGCCTAGTATACTATATCACACCACCAAGAGGCCTAGACTTGGCAGCATTGGATCCGCTAAGGGCAGTGGCCTATGTTCTGTTTATGATTGGAATTGTCGTAGTATTTGGAAGACTGTGGGTTGAGCTTGGAGGATTGTCACCCAAGAGCGCGGCAAAGAACCTCTTGGATGCAGATGTCCAAGTCCCAGGATTTAGAAGATCAAACCAACCAGTAGAGTCGCTACTTGCCAAGTACATCCCATCTGTTACAATTATTGGCTCTGCAATATTGGGCGCCCTGGCAGGTGCATCGGACGTGCTTGGAGTATTTGGAACAGGTATTGGAATCCTCCTGATGGTCGATATTCTGATCAACTACTATCAACAGCTAGTTCGAGAACAAGTCGAAGTCGTCATGCCTCGTCTGGGTGCTTTGCTTGGCAGAAAGTAA
- a CDS encoding 50S ribosomal protein L30 translates to MAKAYLVVRMTGQINVPHWAKNTMTLLKLDKKFRATIIPAKDNTLGMLNRVKHYVSWQEVSADIAKELFSKKGRKSGYKKITNEDLTPLGFKSIDDLASSVSEGKTSMNKIKPIKPWFALAPPKKGFKRSTRKTYGEGGVLGQNKELVELVRSMI, encoded by the coding sequence ATGGCAAAGGCATACCTCGTTGTTAGAATGACTGGACAAATCAACGTCCCACACTGGGCAAAAAACACCATGACATTACTAAAACTAGACAAAAAATTCAGAGCAACAATCATTCCAGCCAAAGACAACACACTTGGAATGCTAAACAGAGTAAAGCACTATGTTTCTTGGCAAGAAGTCAGCGCAGACATTGCAAAAGAATTATTCAGCAAAAAGGGAAGAAAGTCAGGATACAAAAAAATTACAAACGAGGACTTGACACCACTGGGCTTCAAATCAATTGACGATCTTGCATCATCTGTTTCTGAAGGTAAAACATCTATGAATAAAATCAAACCAATCAAACCTTGGTTTGCACTTGCTCCACCAAAGAAGGGCTTTAAGCGAAGCACCAGAAAAACATACGGCGAAGGTGGAGTGCTAGGACAAAACAAAGAGCTAGTCGAGCTTGTAAGGAGCATGATCTGA
- the pfdA gene encoding prefoldin subunit alpha, translating to MSEEQAQQFLYRMQMLESIVTSLDQKEGVIVNFLREAMASVESIRNLSGDKEVESLVPLGLGAYAKANIPANSKVIVDIGAGIAVERDHASAMNYLESRIKELQVALNETSAQKHQAMMQLEGLKEQMNQLMQAEAPKQ from the coding sequence ATGAGTGAAGAGCAAGCCCAGCAATTTCTCTATAGGATGCAAATGCTAGAATCAATAGTGACAAGCTTGGATCAAAAAGAAGGAGTAATTGTGAACTTTCTGCGAGAGGCAATGGCGTCCGTTGAGTCAATTAGGAATCTTTCTGGCGACAAGGAAGTAGAATCGCTTGTGCCTCTTGGCTTGGGTGCATATGCCAAGGCAAACATTCCGGCAAATTCCAAAGTAATTGTGGATATTGGGGCAGGAATCGCAGTAGAGCGAGACCATGCATCTGCCATGAATTATCTAGAATCCAGAATCAAAGAACTCCAAGTGGCACTCAATGAAACCTCTGCACAAAAACACCAAGCAATGATGCAGCTAGAGGGCCTAAAAGAACAGATGAACCAGCTAATGCAGGCTGAAGCTCCTAAACAATAA